In a genomic window of Microterricola viridarii:
- a CDS encoding MFS transporter — protein sequence MPSRAPERPRTRAGALPLLAVLVAAFVSRAGNAITAIAVPLYVFADTGSALATGTAGVFATLPVVIGGSLGGALIDRLGYRLSSIAADLASGLTVLALPILAATTGLPFWLLLLLVFLSGLLDAPGDTAKTVMLPELAERAAVPLARAAGAQAAVQRSASMVGAALAGMLIGVVGAPGALYVNAATFAVSAVLVAALIPRMRRAEASAAAPVAADGMPDGEPDGYWRGFAAGLRFLWSNALLRGIVLLVMLTNAIDTAGLTVIFPVYATERLGSASALGFLVASFMGGALLGAVVFAAVGHRVAGRGLFVLFFVLAGLPPYLAMAFEVPFPVLLGVLAFSGLAAGGINPMVSTALFGLIPAPMRARVFGSMTAGVAAAMPLGAFLGGVGVTALGLQPTLLIAAGVYALAALSPLFGQHWRGLAALPQAAPAERA from the coding sequence ATGCCTTCGCGCGCCCCTGAGCGCCCGCGCACCCGGGCGGGCGCCCTGCCTCTGCTGGCCGTGCTGGTCGCCGCGTTCGTCTCCCGTGCCGGCAATGCGATCACCGCGATCGCTGTGCCGCTCTACGTCTTCGCCGACACCGGCTCGGCGCTCGCCACCGGCACCGCCGGGGTCTTCGCGACGCTGCCCGTGGTCATCGGCGGCTCCCTCGGCGGCGCGCTGATCGACCGGCTCGGCTACCGCCTCTCCAGCATCGCCGCCGACCTGGCCAGCGGCCTGACTGTGCTGGCGCTGCCGATCCTGGCGGCGACCACCGGCCTGCCGTTCTGGCTGCTGCTCCTGCTCGTCTTCCTCAGCGGGCTGCTCGACGCCCCCGGTGACACGGCGAAGACCGTCATGCTGCCCGAGCTCGCCGAGCGGGCGGCGGTGCCGCTGGCCCGGGCCGCCGGCGCGCAGGCGGCCGTGCAGCGCAGCGCCTCCATGGTGGGGGCCGCTCTGGCCGGCATGCTGATCGGGGTGGTCGGTGCCCCCGGCGCGCTCTACGTGAACGCGGCCACCTTCGCCGTGTCGGCCGTGCTCGTGGCCGCGCTGATCCCGCGGATGCGGCGGGCCGAGGCATCCGCCGCCGCCCCCGTCGCCGCAGACGGCATGCCGGACGGCGAGCCAGACGGCTACTGGCGCGGCTTCGCAGCTGGGCTGCGCTTCCTCTGGTCGAACGCGCTGCTGCGCGGGATCGTGCTGCTGGTCATGCTCACCAACGCCATCGACACGGCCGGATTGACGGTGATCTTCCCGGTCTATGCCACGGAGCGCCTCGGCTCGGCCTCCGCGCTGGGCTTCCTCGTCGCCAGCTTCATGGGCGGGGCGCTGCTCGGCGCCGTCGTCTTCGCCGCCGTCGGCCACCGCGTCGCCGGGCGGGGGCTCTTCGTGCTGTTCTTCGTGCTCGCCGGCCTGCCGCCCTATCTCGCCATGGCGTTCGAGGTGCCGTTCCCGGTGCTGCTCGGCGTGCTCGCCTTCTCGGGGCTGGCGGCCGGCGGCATCAACCCGATGGTGTCCACGGCGCTGTTCGGCCTCATCCCCGCGCCGATGCGGGCCAGGGTCTTCGGGTCGATGACCGCCGGGGTCGCCGCGGCGATGCCGCTCGGCGCGTTCCTCGGCGGCGTGGGCGTCACCGCGCTGGGGCTCCAGCCGACACTCCTCATCGCGGCCGGCGTCTACGCGCTCGCGGCCCTGAGCCCGCTGTTCGGACAGCACTGGCGCGGGCTCGCCGCGCTCCCGCAGGCTGCACCGGCGGAGCGGGCCTGA
- a CDS encoding ArsR/SmtB family transcription factor — MDNETPAPKRPMQGVRDPRSLRALAHPLRLKLLGILRTDGAHSVGQLAGLVDEAPGTVSYHLGTLAEFGFVVPAPERARDGRERWWQAAHSHTVFEPAELLDDPEQHGAVRVLQQAILQSYLGELLDALDAEPALGRDWVAASTHSDSFGYLTAPQLAEFSAELAALSRKWEAASDPKRPGVKPIRWILHAFARP, encoded by the coding sequence ATGGACAACGAGACGCCAGCTCCGAAGCGGCCCATGCAGGGCGTACGCGACCCGCGCTCCCTCCGCGCCCTCGCCCACCCGCTGCGCCTGAAGCTGCTGGGCATCCTGCGCACCGACGGCGCCCACTCGGTCGGCCAGCTGGCCGGCCTGGTTGACGAGGCGCCCGGCACCGTGAGCTACCACCTGGGCACGCTGGCCGAGTTCGGCTTCGTCGTGCCTGCACCGGAGCGGGCCCGCGACGGCCGGGAGCGCTGGTGGCAGGCCGCGCACAGCCACACAGTCTTCGAGCCGGCCGAGCTGCTCGACGATCCGGAGCAGCACGGAGCCGTGCGGGTGCTGCAGCAGGCGATCCTGCAGTCCTACCTCGGCGAGCTGCTCGACGCCCTCGACGCCGAGCCGGCACTCGGCCGGGACTGGGTCGCCGCCAGCACCCACTCCGACTCCTTCGGCTACCTCACCGCCCCGCAGCTGGCGGAATTCTCCGCCGAGCTCGCAGCCCTCTCCCGCAAGTGGGAGGCGGCGAGCGACCCGAAGCGGCCAGGGGTCAAGCCCATCCGCTGGATCCTCCATGCCTTCGCGCGCCCCTGA
- a CDS encoding MarR family winged helix-turn-helix transcriptional regulator — MALQRATHATLRVLSAELSEMELTASEINALANLSDGAPRTVSELGAAAGTRPTTLTSILDRLERRELVTRGTRPGDRRAVLVELTSAGHAAAGTIREAFDRLERLALSGLSPEVIAGLRAGLHAMTEVAS; from the coding sequence TTGGCCCTCCAGCGAGCCACCCACGCCACCCTCCGAGTGCTCTCCGCAGAACTCTCCGAGATGGAATTGACCGCCTCCGAGATCAACGCGCTCGCCAACCTCTCCGACGGGGCCCCGCGCACCGTGTCCGAGCTGGGTGCCGCGGCCGGCACTCGCCCCACGACGCTGACCAGCATCTTGGACCGGCTGGAGCGCCGCGAGCTCGTCACCCGCGGTACCCGCCCCGGCGACCGCCGGGCCGTGCTCGTCGAGCTCACGTCTGCGGGGCATGCGGCGGCCGGCACCATCCGCGAGGCGTTCGATCGCCTGGAGCGGCTCGCGCTGAGTGGCCTCTCCCCCGAGGTGATCGCCGGGTTGCGCGCCGGGCTGCACGCCATGACGGAGGTGGCATCGTGA
- a CDS encoding thioesterase family protein, with protein sequence MDKPVPAYFESSGQGRYHPTIHAQGAWNPGEIHFGPLGGLIVHAIDKHRAAQGGPADALQLGRVSFDILGFLAAEEIEIQVETIRPGRTIELVEARARIGDRTAALARAWFIAASDTAAVAGGEPAPLPEPGSLSHWPLAHSWPGGFVNSLEMRAVAPPQPGRARAWLRTQTALVAGERASAHAAYTALVDTANGIAVRQPPTEWMFPNVDLTIHFFRQPAGDWVGFDTTVTFGPDGHGLTSTELHDTAGAVGHAEQLLTVRPLARD encoded by the coding sequence ATGGACAAGCCCGTTCCGGCCTACTTCGAGTCCAGCGGTCAGGGTCGCTACCACCCCACGATTCATGCCCAAGGTGCGTGGAACCCGGGCGAGATCCACTTCGGCCCGCTCGGCGGACTCATCGTCCACGCGATCGACAAGCACCGGGCGGCGCAGGGCGGGCCGGCCGACGCGCTGCAGCTCGGCCGCGTCAGTTTCGACATCCTGGGGTTCCTCGCCGCCGAGGAGATCGAGATTCAGGTCGAGACCATCCGGCCGGGCCGCACCATCGAGCTCGTCGAGGCGCGGGCGCGCATCGGTGACCGAACCGCGGCGCTGGCGCGCGCGTGGTTCATCGCCGCGAGCGACACGGCCGCGGTGGCTGGAGGCGAACCGGCGCCGCTACCGGAGCCGGGCTCGCTGTCGCACTGGCCGTTGGCCCATTCCTGGCCGGGCGGCTTCGTGAACTCCCTCGAGATGCGCGCCGTCGCCCCACCTCAGCCCGGCCGGGCGCGCGCATGGCTTCGCACCCAGACGGCCCTCGTCGCGGGGGAGCGGGCCAGCGCTCACGCCGCGTACACCGCGCTCGTCGACACCGCGAACGGGATCGCCGTGCGGCAGCCGCCGACGGAGTGGATGTTTCCCAACGTCGACCTGACCATCCACTTCTTTCGGCAACCCGCCGGCGACTGGGTCGGCTTCGACACGACCGTCACCTTCGGGCCGGATGGCCACGGCCTGACCAGCACGGAGCTCCATGACACAGCCGGCGCCGTCGGTCATGCCGAGCAACTGCTGACCGTCCGGCCGCTCGCGCGGGATTAG
- a CDS encoding HNH endonuclease signature motif containing protein, with translation METQPMQAPAAGLDPLLDACLAGLSSGAALECSLQAERYRQIDEAVRRAVATADPLGGRPSLDEQFARRSITAELALILRVHERTMVGLIYEAGQLCGPFANTLAELSAGSITVRHAREILAGAVVLPPTLHARFEREALGKARTMNVSAFHRAVARLRDRLHPDALAERAARSRADRRLVFEPDADGMAWLHLYLEAEKALAISTRVGDLATEAQKEAAEAGELVADVVAAGEATGELTDDILSAGTHAQLEADIAAELLLGLPAQSAEDGETHIPTLAFARPEVFVAVPKLTIGIDTLIGTSEEPAELHGYGPIDADTARRLVAQAPTLHRILTDPVDGTPLQLDPTQYRLSASMRRWILYRDETCRFPGCTRKAERSETDHTRAWEAGGLTVEENLAVLCKKHHRLKHNSRWRVRQTGGGNLSWTSPRGREYTTTPSRMQHAPPQPPTGPPEPPGSRVSTGSPSGTESALLIDDGPPF, from the coding sequence ATGGAAACGCAGCCGATGCAGGCCCCCGCAGCCGGGCTCGACCCGCTGCTGGATGCGTGCCTGGCCGGGCTGTCCTCGGGCGCAGCGCTGGAGTGCTCCCTCCAAGCAGAGCGCTACCGCCAGATCGACGAGGCCGTGCGCCGCGCCGTCGCGACCGCCGACCCGCTCGGCGGCCGGCCGTCCCTGGACGAGCAGTTCGCGAGGCGCAGCATCACCGCCGAACTGGCCCTCATCCTCCGGGTGCACGAGCGCACCATGGTCGGCCTCATCTACGAGGCCGGGCAACTCTGCGGCCCCTTCGCCAACACGCTGGCCGAGCTCTCTGCCGGGAGCATCACCGTGCGGCACGCGCGGGAGATCCTCGCCGGCGCCGTCGTCCTGCCTCCCACCCTGCACGCCCGCTTCGAGCGGGAGGCGCTGGGCAAGGCCCGCACCATGAACGTCTCCGCTTTCCACCGGGCCGTGGCCCGCCTCCGCGACCGGCTGCACCCGGACGCCCTCGCCGAGCGGGCCGCTCGGTCCCGGGCGGACCGCCGTCTGGTGTTCGAGCCCGACGCCGACGGGATGGCGTGGCTGCACCTGTACCTGGAGGCGGAGAAGGCCCTCGCCATCAGCACCCGAGTGGGAGACCTCGCCACGGAGGCGCAGAAAGAGGCCGCCGAGGCCGGCGAGCTGGTGGCAGACGTGGTGGCAGCGGGCGAGGCCACAGGCGAACTGACCGACGACATCCTGAGCGCGGGCACCCACGCCCAGCTCGAGGCCGACATCGCCGCCGAGCTCCTGCTCGGCCTGCCCGCCCAGAGCGCCGAGGACGGCGAGACCCACATCCCGACGCTCGCGTTCGCCCGCCCCGAGGTCTTCGTCGCCGTCCCGAAACTCACCATCGGCATCGACACCCTCATCGGCACCTCGGAGGAGCCGGCCGAACTCCACGGATACGGCCCGATCGACGCCGACACCGCCAGACGGCTCGTCGCGCAGGCGCCGACGCTGCACCGGATCCTCACCGACCCGGTGGACGGCACCCCGCTGCAGCTGGACCCGACCCAGTACCGGCTGTCCGCGTCTATGCGGCGCTGGATCCTCTACCGGGACGAGACCTGCCGGTTCCCCGGCTGCACCCGGAAGGCGGAGCGCTCCGAGACGGACCACACCCGGGCTTGGGAGGCCGGCGGGCTGACCGTCGAGGAGAACCTGGCGGTGCTCTGCAAGAAGCACCACCGGCTCAAGCACAACTCCCGCTGGCGGGTGCGGCAGACCGGCGGCGGGAACCTCAGCTGGACCTCCCCGCGCGGCCGGGAGTACACGACCACCCCGTCCCGGATGCAACACGCACCACCGCAACCACCGACCGGTCCACCGGAGCCACCCGGGTCACGGGTTTCGACGGGCTCACCCAGCGGAACAGAGTCGGCACTCCTCATCGACGACGGCCCACCATTCTGA
- a CDS encoding (R)-mandelonitrile lyase, with product MHIEPEHPTAQGPAEWFTGDVYVDPIATRKPDPSRMVVSRVRFTPGARTAWHSHVLGQTLHITAGTALVGTRDGGVIRATPGQTVYTAPGEEHWHGATPTGFMEHLAMLEDGDDPATTTNWLEHLSDTDYERAAS from the coding sequence ATGCACATCGAACCGGAGCATCCCACCGCACAGGGCCCAGCCGAGTGGTTCACCGGCGACGTGTACGTCGACCCGATCGCGACGCGGAAGCCCGATCCGAGCCGCATGGTCGTCAGCCGGGTGCGCTTCACCCCGGGCGCCCGCACCGCCTGGCACTCGCACGTGCTCGGCCAAACCCTGCACATCACGGCGGGCACCGCACTTGTCGGAACCCGCGACGGCGGCGTGATCCGCGCCACCCCGGGGCAGACCGTCTACACGGCGCCCGGCGAGGAGCACTGGCACGGCGCCACCCCCACCGGGTTCATGGAGCACCTCGCCATGCTCGAAGACGGCGACGACCCCGCAACCACCACGAACTGGCTCGAACACCTCAGCGACACAGACTACGAAAGGGCGGCATCCTGA
- a CDS encoding aldo/keto reductase, giving the protein MHTRTLGQGLQVSAIGLGAMGMSQSYGPNPGSRADMIDVLRSAVDHGVTFFDTAEVYGPYVNEELVGEALAPLREQVVIATKFGWRIEGNTSVGLDSRPEQIRRVADASLRRLRTDVIDLFYQHRVDPDVPIEDVAGTVADLVREGKVRHFGLSEASAATIRRAHAVFPVTALQSEYSLWTRDPEAEVLPTLAELGIGLVPFSPLGKGFLTGTVDQSTAFAAGDIRASIPRFSEQNRAANQALVAHVAVLAAAKGATPGQIALAWLLAQQPWIVPIPGTRRTARIAENAGASAVPLSADERADLDALAQRVGVSGDRYNETHMAYVNR; this is encoded by the coding sequence ATGCACACTCGCACTCTCGGACAAGGCCTCCAGGTCTCGGCCATCGGCCTCGGCGCCATGGGCATGTCGCAGAGCTACGGCCCCAACCCGGGCAGCCGGGCCGACATGATCGACGTGCTCCGCTCCGCCGTCGACCACGGCGTCACGTTCTTCGACACGGCGGAGGTCTACGGCCCCTACGTGAACGAGGAACTCGTCGGTGAGGCCCTGGCGCCGCTGCGCGAGCAGGTGGTCATCGCGACGAAGTTCGGCTGGCGCATCGAGGGCAACACGAGCGTGGGCCTCGACAGCAGGCCCGAGCAGATCCGCCGTGTGGCGGACGCCTCGCTCCGCCGTCTGCGCACCGACGTGATCGACCTGTTCTACCAGCACCGCGTCGACCCCGACGTGCCGATCGAGGATGTCGCCGGCACCGTCGCCGACCTCGTGCGCGAGGGCAAGGTGCGCCACTTCGGGCTCTCCGAGGCGTCCGCCGCCACCATTCGGCGCGCGCACGCGGTCTTCCCCGTGACGGCGCTGCAGAGCGAGTACTCGCTGTGGACGCGCGACCCGGAGGCGGAGGTGCTGCCGACGCTGGCCGAGCTCGGCATCGGCCTCGTGCCGTTCAGCCCCCTCGGCAAGGGCTTCCTCACCGGCACCGTCGACCAGAGCACGGCCTTCGCCGCCGGCGACATCCGGGCGAGCATCCCGCGGTTCTCCGAGCAGAACCGGGCGGCGAATCAGGCGCTCGTCGCCCACGTCGCCGTGCTCGCCGCGGCGAAGGGCGCGACGCCGGGTCAGATCGCCCTGGCCTGGCTGCTGGCGCAGCAGCCGTGGATCGTGCCGATCCCTGGCACCCGGCGCACCGCGCGCATCGCCGAGAACGCGGGCGCCAGCGCCGTGCCGCTCTCCGCCGACGAGCGGGCAGACCTCGACGCGCTCGCGCAGCGGGTCGGCGTCAGCGGGGACCGCTACAACGAGACGCACATGGCGTACGTGAACCGCTAG
- a CDS encoding acetate/propionate family kinase — protein MSSVFVVNSGSSSLKYQLIDLRTGASRLSGLIERIGEPDSFISDHSEAMNVVLAKLGVVDDLIAVGHRVVHGGSEFDGPTLVTAEVEREIEALSRLAPLHNPANLLGIRAAKKALPHVPHVVVFDTAFHQTMSPAAYTYAIDKDIAREYKVRRYGFHGTSHKYVSEQAAVLLGKPLGAVRTIVLHLGNGASVAAIDGGRSVDTSMGLTPLQGLVMGTRSGDLDPAVLIHLNRAAGMSIAELDVLLNKQSGLLGLTGMGDMRDVQDAAINGNEEAELALQVWRHRIRHYIGAYYAQLGGLDAVVFTAGIGENNALLRRRALAGLEHLGIQIDNDRNELASRAARVISPAGAQVTVMVIPTNEELEIARQVESLLA, from the coding sequence ATGAGCTCCGTCTTCGTCGTCAACTCCGGCTCCTCCTCGCTCAAGTACCAGCTGATCGACCTGCGGACAGGGGCCTCCCGCCTGAGCGGCCTGATCGAGCGCATCGGCGAGCCGGACTCGTTCATCAGCGACCACTCCGAGGCGATGAACGTCGTGCTGGCCAAGCTCGGCGTCGTCGACGACCTGATCGCCGTCGGCCACCGGGTCGTACACGGCGGCAGCGAGTTCGACGGCCCCACCCTGGTCACCGCCGAGGTGGAGCGCGAGATCGAGGCGCTCTCGCGGCTGGCCCCGCTGCACAACCCGGCCAACCTGCTCGGCATCCGGGCCGCGAAGAAGGCGCTGCCGCACGTGCCGCACGTGGTCGTCTTCGATACCGCGTTCCACCAGACCATGTCGCCCGCGGCCTACACCTATGCCATCGACAAGGACATCGCCCGCGAGTACAAGGTGCGCCGCTACGGCTTCCACGGCACCTCGCACAAGTACGTCTCCGAGCAGGCGGCCGTGCTGCTGGGCAAGCCACTCGGCGCCGTGCGCACCATCGTGCTGCACCTCGGCAACGGGGCATCCGTCGCCGCGATCGACGGCGGCAGGTCCGTCGACACGTCGATGGGGCTCACCCCGCTGCAGGGCCTGGTCATGGGCACCCGCTCCGGCGACCTCGACCCGGCCGTGCTGATCCACCTCAACCGCGCAGCCGGCATGAGCATCGCCGAGCTCGACGTGCTGCTGAACAAGCAGAGCGGCCTGCTCGGGCTCACCGGCATGGGAGACATGCGCGATGTGCAGGATGCCGCCATCAACGGCAACGAGGAGGCGGAGCTCGCGCTGCAGGTCTGGCGGCACCGCATCCGGCACTACATCGGTGCCTATTACGCCCAGCTCGGCGGCCTGGACGCCGTCGTCTTCACGGCCGGCATCGGCGAGAACAACGCCTTGCTGCGCCGGCGGGCCCTGGCCGGGCTCGAGCACCTCGGCATCCAGATCGACAACGACCGCAACGAGCTGGCCTCGCGCGCGGCGCGCGTGATCTCCCCGGCCGGCGCGCAGGTGACCGTGATGGTCATCCCCACCAACGAGGAGCTCGAGATCGCCCGCCAGGTGGAGTCGCTGCTCGCCTAG
- the pta gene encoding phosphate acetyltransferase, with protein MAGSIYITSVEGHSGKSTIALGTVDTLSHQVRRVGVFRPIARSTAERDYVVELLLGHDSVSLDYEECIGVSYDEVHENADAALSRIVERYKAVEAKCDAVVILGSDYTDVGSPTELSYNARIAANLGAPVLLVLGGRSSQVSGERLGQADPRTPAHMHDITELALHELHSAHATLLAVIANRADASQMEAVRAAIVSAQPNVPVWVIPEDPYLIAPSMESIMQATGGTLIKGNPELLAREALGVVVAGMGMVNVLPRLTQGAVLVVAGDRTEVLLAAMMAQTSGTFPSIAGVVLNGGFELPEPIERLLDGLPQTLPIIRTELGTYDTIVAITRTRGRLAADSQRKYDAALALFEQHVDAAELLGLLNLSRSTVVTPLMFEYGLIEQARAAKRHIVLPEGGDDRVLRAAATVLARGIARLTILGEPIEVHSRAIELGVDISAAEVISPYDDVLRFKFAGEYAKLRSHKGISLEQARDTVTDLSYFGTMMVHMGLADGMVSGAAHTTAHTIRPAFEIIKTRPDVSVVSSVFLMSLADRVLVYGDCAVIPDPTATQLADIALSSAETAAQFGIEPRVAMLSYSTGESGSGVDVDKVREATALVRERRPSLPVEGPIQYDAAADAAVAASKMPGSEVAGKATVFIFPDLNTGNNTYKAVQRSAGAVAMGPVLQGLNKPINDLSRGALVQDIVNTIAITAIQAATS; from the coding sequence GTGGCTGGAAGCATTTACATCACGTCCGTCGAGGGGCACTCCGGGAAGTCGACCATTGCGCTCGGCACGGTCGACACCCTCTCCCACCAGGTGCGGCGGGTCGGCGTCTTCCGCCCCATCGCCCGCTCGACCGCGGAACGCGACTACGTCGTCGAGCTGCTGCTCGGCCACGACAGCGTCTCCCTCGACTACGAGGAATGCATCGGCGTCAGCTACGACGAGGTGCATGAGAACGCGGATGCCGCCCTCTCCCGCATCGTCGAGCGCTACAAGGCCGTCGAGGCCAAGTGCGACGCCGTCGTCATCCTCGGCTCCGACTACACCGACGTCGGCAGCCCGACCGAGCTGAGCTACAACGCGCGCATCGCCGCCAACCTGGGCGCCCCGGTGCTGCTGGTGCTCGGCGGGCGCTCCAGCCAGGTCTCCGGCGAGCGGCTCGGCCAGGCCGACCCGCGCACCCCGGCGCACATGCACGACATCACCGAGCTGGCCCTGCACGAGCTGCACTCGGCCCACGCCACCCTGCTGGCCGTCATCGCCAACCGAGCGGATGCCAGCCAGATGGAGGCCGTGCGCGCGGCGATCGTCTCCGCGCAGCCGAACGTGCCCGTCTGGGTGATCCCCGAGGACCCGTACCTGATCGCCCCGAGCATGGAATCGATCATGCAGGCGACCGGCGGCACCCTGATCAAGGGCAACCCCGAGCTGCTCGCCCGCGAGGCGCTCGGCGTCGTCGTGGCCGGCATGGGCATGGTCAACGTGCTGCCCCGGCTCACCCAGGGCGCCGTGCTCGTCGTCGCCGGCGACCGCACCGAGGTGCTGCTCGCGGCGATGATGGCCCAGACCTCCGGCACCTTCCCGTCGATCGCCGGCGTCGTGCTGAACGGCGGTTTCGAACTGCCGGAGCCGATCGAGCGCCTGCTCGACGGGCTGCCGCAGACCTTGCCGATCATCCGCACCGAGCTCGGCACGTACGACACGATCGTCGCGATCACCCGCACCCGCGGCCGCCTGGCCGCCGACTCGCAGCGCAAGTACGACGCCGCCCTGGCCCTGTTCGAGCAGCACGTGGACGCCGCGGAGCTGCTCGGGCTGCTGAATCTCAGCCGCTCCACCGTCGTCACCCCGCTCATGTTCGAGTACGGACTGATCGAGCAGGCGCGCGCGGCCAAGCGCCACATCGTGCTGCCGGAGGGCGGCGATGACCGCGTGCTGCGCGCCGCCGCCACGGTCCTGGCCCGCGGCATCGCCCGGCTGACGATTCTGGGCGAGCCGATCGAGGTGCACTCGCGCGCCATCGAGCTCGGCGTGGACATCTCCGCCGCCGAGGTAATCAGCCCCTACGACGACGTGCTGCGGTTCAAGTTCGCCGGGGAGTACGCGAAGCTGCGCTCGCACAAGGGCATCTCGCTCGAGCAGGCGCGCGACACCGTCACCGACCTCTCGTACTTCGGCACCATGATGGTGCACATGGGCCTGGCTGACGGCATGGTCTCCGGCGCCGCCCACACCACGGCGCACACCATCCGTCCGGCGTTCGAGATCATCAAGACCCGGCCGGACGTCTCCGTCGTCTCCAGCGTCTTCCTGATGTCGCTGGCCGACCGCGTGCTCGTCTACGGCGACTGCGCCGTCATCCCCGACCCGACCGCCACCCAGCTGGCCGACATCGCGCTCTCCTCGGCCGAGACCGCCGCGCAGTTCGGCATCGAGCCGCGGGTCGCCATGCTCTCCTACTCGACAGGGGAGTCCGGTTCCGGCGTCGACGTCGACAAGGTGCGCGAGGCCACCGCCCTCGTGCGCGAGCGCCGCCCGTCGCTGCCGGTCGAGGGCCCGATCCAGTACGACGCCGCCGCGGACGCCGCCGTCGCGGCATCCAAGATGCCCGGCTCAGAGGTGGCGGGCAAGGCGACGGTGTTCATCTTCCCCGACCTGAACACCGGCAACAACACCTACAAGGCGGTGCAGCGCAGCGCCGGCGCGGTGGCGATGGGCCCCGTGCTGCAGGGCCTGAACAAGCCGATCAACGATCTCTCCAGAGGAGCCCTGGTGCAGGACATCGTGAACACCATCGCCATCACCGCGATTCAGGCGGCCACCTCATGA
- a CDS encoding Lrp/AsnC family transcriptional regulator — translation MTDRVIDSTDAALLLALADYPRATAVALAEATGLARSTVHSRLNRLESEVLSDALRRVDPASVGLPLSAFIFAHVTQQKLSQLPESLALIPEVIEVFGVSGDWDLLIRVAAADADDLYRVADLVLSTPGIERTSTVLAMKHMVPYRTQPLIERVRAGSRGAEARLL, via the coding sequence ATGACTGATCGCGTGATCGATTCGACGGATGCCGCGCTGCTGCTGGCGCTCGCCGACTACCCGCGGGCCACCGCCGTGGCCCTCGCCGAGGCGACGGGGCTGGCCAGGAGCACCGTGCACAGCAGGCTGAACCGGCTGGAGTCCGAGGTGCTCTCCGACGCGCTGCGCCGGGTGGACCCGGCATCCGTCGGCCTGCCGCTCAGCGCCTTCATCTTCGCCCACGTCACCCAGCAGAAGCTCTCGCAGCTTCCGGAGAGCCTGGCCCTGATCCCCGAGGTGATCGAGGTGTTCGGGGTCTCCGGCGACTGGGACCTGCTGATCCGGGTGGCCGCCGCCGACGCCGACGACCTCTACCGGGTCGCCGACCTGGTGCTCAGCACCCCGGGCATCGAGCGCACCTCCACGGTGCTGGCAATGAAGCACATGGTGCCCTACCGCACCCAGCCGCTGATCGAGCGGGTGCGGGCGGGCAGCCGCGGCGCGGAGGCGCGACTACTCTAG